The following are from one region of the Treponema primitia ZAS-1 genome:
- a CDS encoding EFR1 family ferrodoxin (N-terminal region resembles flavodoxins. C-terminal ferrodoxin region binds two 4Fe-4S clusters.): MSTRKLARIYYFSGTGNTYWSAKKLAGRLGDAEILPISREIKRPGLRIEADAVVFMFPAYAYGTPVMVRRFLEKAEIHADYLAALVSFGTSPGGALAEVRRVLGRKNLSLNYAGRIPAVENFIPIFGAQGAKKREARLLLQAEATEQVAAAILSRVNNKSPTFRPFSSFVSALFRFARPNMSGLYRRTGACTACGLCARICPAGAIAMTDKGPVFQKNCEQCQACLNFCPCRAISFGRMQPGTERYHHPEVTLGELFDSPQEGVLG; this comes from the coding sequence ATGTCTACAAGAAAATTGGCTAGGATCTACTATTTCAGCGGTACGGGCAATACCTACTGGTCGGCGAAAAAACTGGCCGGGCGTCTCGGGGACGCGGAGATTTTGCCGATAAGCCGGGAAATCAAACGGCCCGGGCTCCGTATTGAAGCGGATGCGGTGGTGTTTATGTTCCCCGCCTACGCCTACGGGACGCCGGTAATGGTACGCCGCTTTCTGGAAAAAGCTGAAATCCACGCGGATTACCTCGCAGCCCTGGTAAGCTTTGGTACCTCCCCGGGCGGCGCGCTGGCCGAAGTCCGCCGGGTCCTGGGCCGGAAAAACCTGAGCTTGAACTACGCGGGACGTATCCCCGCAGTGGAAAATTTCATCCCCATATTCGGCGCCCAGGGAGCTAAAAAACGGGAAGCCCGGCTTCTCCTGCAAGCCGAGGCAACCGAGCAGGTGGCGGCGGCGATTTTATCCCGGGTAAATAATAAGTCTCCGACGTTTCGGCCCTTCTCCAGCTTTGTCAGCGCCCTGTTCCGTTTCGCCCGTCCGAACATGTCCGGCCTGTACCGTCGTACCGGCGCCTGTACCGCCTGCGGGCTCTGCGCCCGCATCTGCCCTGCCGGCGCAATCGCCATGACGGACAAAGGCCCGGTTTTCCAAAAAAACTGCGAACAATGCCAGGCCTGCCTGAACTTTTGTCCCTGCCGCGCCATCAGCTTTGGGCGGATGCAGCCGGGCACAGAACGGTATCATCACCCGGAAGTAACGCTGGGGGAGCTGTTTGATAGCCCACAGGAAGGCGTTCTGGGTTAG
- a CDS encoding NAD-dependent epimerase/dehydratase family protein, which yields MSHEIHVVSGATGRTGLALCAELHARGRYVRALYYRGEKVIPFLKQYADEVIFADITLPESIGPALAGASYVYHLAGIVSIASKIDANIRAVNIDGTQNVIDACLASGVKRLVYTGTVHTLPFTDTTSILREIPRFESDAVAGAYAVSKALASNLVLDAVKTRGLDAVIGMPSGIVGGFELKRSNFGQMVVDVAERRLPVYITGRYDFVDVKDVAKALADLADKGVSGESYILSGHTLSVKELVETSARAAGVKPPKLCLPLGFVKLFAGIAENIALRKGQTLMFTPYALKVLGDNCNFSHEKITALTGYAPRPVTDALKDQVEFYFDVYKKIG from the coding sequence ATGAGCCATGAAATCCACGTTGTAAGCGGCGCGACCGGCCGCACCGGCCTTGCCCTTTGTGCTGAACTCCACGCCAGGGGCCGCTATGTCCGCGCCCTCTATTACCGGGGTGAAAAGGTTATCCCTTTCCTAAAACAATATGCCGATGAGGTGATCTTCGCCGATATCACCCTGCCGGAATCTATTGGTCCCGCCTTAGCGGGGGCCTCCTATGTCTACCATTTGGCCGGTATTGTTTCCATAGCCAGCAAAATTGATGCGAATATTAGGGCGGTCAATATTGACGGTACCCAAAACGTCATCGACGCCTGCCTAGCATCCGGGGTAAAACGTCTGGTCTATACCGGCACGGTCCATACCCTGCCCTTTACCGATACTACCAGTATCCTGCGGGAGATCCCCCGTTTTGAAAGCGATGCGGTTGCCGGCGCCTATGCGGTAAGCAAGGCTCTTGCTTCCAACCTGGTCCTGGACGCGGTAAAGACCCGGGGGCTGGATGCGGTAATCGGTATGCCCTCGGGGATAGTGGGGGGCTTCGAATTGAAGCGTTCCAACTTCGGACAAATGGTGGTCGATGTTGCCGAGCGCCGCCTGCCGGTGTACATCACCGGCCGCTACGATTTTGTGGATGTAAAGGATGTGGCGAAGGCGCTGGCGGATCTCGCGGATAAGGGTGTTTCCGGCGAAAGCTATATCCTTTCCGGGCATACCCTGTCGGTGAAGGAACTGGTGGAGACATCCGCCCGGGCTGCCGGGGTAAAGCCGCCGAAACTCTGTCTGCCCCTGGGCTTTGTAAAGCTGTTTGCCGGTATCGCCGAAAACATTGCCCTGCGTAAAGGTCAAACACTGATGTTTACCCCCTACGCATTAAAAGTGTTAGGTGACAACTGCAATTTTTCCCACGAAAAAATCACCGCCCTCACCGGTTACGCCCCCCGGCCGGTGACTGACGCGCTCAAGGATCAGGTGGAGTTTTATTTTGATGTCTACAAGAAAATTGGCTAG